One window of Methanohalophilus levihalophilus genomic DNA carries:
- a CDS encoding DUF6951 family protein gives MTDVTVNSTICDFVHEIHGELKDGKIIVDIESPCEKIQQMSHMEIPMMEILDIKENYVMEKAKEAKCSSNCLVPCGILNLCRVEAGFLAKSLAEKAGSMSIEFK, from the coding sequence ATGACAGATGTAACAGTTAATTCAACAATATGCGATTTTGTGCATGAAATCCACGGAGAACTCAAAGACGGAAAAATAATAGTTGATATCGAATCCCCCTGTGAAAAGATCCAACAAATGTCACATATGGAGATTCCAATGATGGAAATTCTTGATATCAAAGAGAATTATGTCATGGAAAAGGCAAAGGAAGCTAAATGTTCTTCTAACTGTCTGGTACCTTGTGGTATTCTCAATCTATGCAGAGTAGAAGCTGGATTTTTGGCAAAATCCCTGGCTGAAAAGGCAGGAAGTATGAGCATTGAGTTCAAGTAA
- a CDS encoding MBL fold metallo-hydrolase — protein MQLDFKGGSGEVGRSAVLVNEEILLDYGIKPGDYPEYPLNGIFPKTVMVSHGHLDHCGAVANLMDLHPEVFMSPMTSRFAQILGKDTLKISEDRGIPTPYDERDLQVMAQRTRLIDAGESFRTHGYDAQFYDAGHIPGACGIYLEEPDGKSLFYTGDISTTDTRLVGGAKEFPEADTLIIESTYYSVDHPPRRETEERFIDSLYDTLDIGGTVLIPAFAIGRTQEIMLLLQSEGIPAYVDGMGVRMFKEMMEHPDSIRNPKELGRAFENATMVTGAKRKQVELENSVIVTTAGMLNGGPILYYLEKLYDNPKTKIMLTGYQVEGTNGRLAIEKGMIENNDRVMHLKPKIEQYDFSAHCGEKELKGIVNHFCRNGTETVIAMHGDGQSTKDFAEWAAETHGVEAYAPENSETYIVD, from the coding sequence ATGCAACTTGATTTTAAAGGGGGAAGCGGAGAGGTAGGAAGATCCGCAGTCCTGGTAAATGAAGAGATTTTGCTTGACTACGGAATCAAACCCGGAGATTATCCGGAATATCCTTTAAATGGCATTTTCCCGAAGACAGTAATGGTTTCACATGGTCACCTTGATCACTGTGGAGCAGTTGCGAACCTGATGGATCTGCATCCAGAAGTATTCATGTCGCCCATGACTTCCAGATTTGCACAGATTCTGGGAAAGGATACTCTGAAGATTTCAGAAGATCGTGGCATTCCCACTCCTTATGATGAGCGGGATTTGCAGGTTATGGCCCAGAGAACGAGGCTCATAGACGCAGGAGAGAGCTTCAGAACCCACGGGTATGATGCACAGTTCTATGATGCGGGTCATATACCCGGTGCCTGTGGTATTTATCTTGAGGAACCTGATGGCAAGAGTCTTTTCTACACAGGAGATATCAGCACCACAGACACAAGGCTTGTGGGTGGAGCTAAAGAATTTCCTGAAGCTGATACACTGATTATTGAAAGTACCTATTATTCAGTTGATCACCCTCCAAGAAGAGAAACTGAAGAAAGATTCATAGATTCCCTTTATGACACCCTTGATATTGGCGGAACTGTCCTGATTCCTGCTTTTGCAATCGGCAGGACGCAGGAAATTATGTTGTTGCTCCAGTCCGAAGGCATTCCTGCCTATGTTGACGGAATGGGTGTCAGGATGTTTAAAGAAATGATGGAACACCCTGATTCGATACGGAACCCAAAGGAGCTGGGCCGGGCTTTTGAAAACGCCACAATGGTTACCGGAGCAAAAAGAAAGCAGGTAGAACTTGAGAATTCTGTAATTGTTACCACAGCAGGAATGTTGAACGGCGGACCTATTCTCTACTATCTGGAAAAACTCTACGACAACCCGAAAACCAAAATAATGCTTACAGGGTATCAGGTTGAAGGCACAAACGGCAGGCTCGCCATTGAGAAGGGAATGATTGAAAATAACGACCGTGTTATGCACCTGAAGCCAAAGATTGAGCAGTATGACTTTTCAGCACACTGCGGAGAGAAGGAACTGAAAGGAATTGTAAATCATTTCTGCCGCAATGGAACTGAAACCGTGATTGCCATGCATGGAGACGGGCAGAGTACAAAGGATTTCGCAGAATGGGCTGCTGAGACTCACGGAGTTGAAGCATACGCACCCGAAAACAGTGAAACTTACATCGTGGATTAA
- a CDS encoding DNA topoisomerase I: MHLIIAEKHIAAKRIASILCPGKPDNKRVNGIDTYQFDDGDEKVIMGLSGHIVQVDFPRAYNNWQEVDAGELVDADIITTPTHTRIVGALKKLGREASKVTIATDYDREGELIGVEALDIVKEVNPDIEFDRVVYSAITKSSIEEAFANPLKIDFNLADAGHSRQVIDLVWGAALTRYISLAAMRLGKSFLSVGRVQSPTLALIVDREKERDVFVPQPYWEIYATLKKDGELFTTKHSTARFWDKDEAEAAFGKIGKEAVVSLVETGSKKDQPPTPFNTTEFIRAANSIGFSPANAMRVAESLYTNGFISYPRTDNTVYPKSIDLRAQIEMFSKGAFSRYATKLLAKKELTPTRGKKETTDHPPIFPASVASKSKLKEDEWKVYELVVRRFFATFAEPAVWETIKARFDVNGEEFRANGARLIEEGWRWYYHYNAPEDRLLPKLAEGETLPISGKEMLDKETMPPGRYGQGRLIKIMEDLGLGTKATRHEIISKLYSRSYVHGNPLQPTQTAYAVVEALEKYAPTITKHDMTSKLEEDMDRIAEGNVSEDEVLLESRTMLNSVFDELKENQENISEALREGLRKDKIIGECPECGSELMVRRSKRGSRFIGCNGYPDCTFSLPLPKSGNILVTDKQCEEHGLYHIKINTGKRRAWDLGCVYCNYIEWKASSKEEKKAEDKPKTINDIPGVGKVTAEKLNSAGINTVEELIKEDPRELAKNTNLPIGKIIKWQEIIT, from the coding sequence ATGCATTTAATAATTGCCGAGAAGCACATTGCTGCAAAAAGAATAGCGTCTATCCTATGTCCCGGGAAGCCGGACAACAAGCGTGTTAACGGTATTGATACATATCAGTTTGATGATGGTGACGAAAAAGTCATCATGGGATTAAGCGGACATATAGTCCAGGTTGATTTTCCCCGTGCGTACAATAACTGGCAGGAAGTGGATGCCGGAGAACTTGTCGATGCTGATATTATTACCACGCCAACTCACACAAGAATAGTCGGTGCCTTGAAAAAGCTGGGAAGGGAAGCTTCTAAAGTTACCATCGCTACTGACTACGATCGTGAAGGGGAGCTTATCGGTGTGGAAGCTCTTGATATCGTCAAGGAAGTTAATCCTGACATTGAATTTGACAGGGTTGTTTACAGTGCAATTACAAAATCCTCAATTGAAGAAGCGTTTGCAAACCCTTTAAAAATTGATTTTAATCTCGCAGACGCAGGCCACTCAAGGCAGGTAATCGATCTTGTGTGGGGTGCAGCCCTCACACGCTACATTTCCCTTGCAGCTATGCGCCTTGGGAAATCATTCCTTTCAGTGGGAAGAGTACAATCCCCAACCCTTGCGCTTATTGTGGACAGGGAAAAAGAGCGTGATGTGTTCGTTCCACAACCCTACTGGGAAATCTATGCAACCCTCAAAAAAGACGGGGAACTTTTCACCACAAAACATTCCACTGCACGATTCTGGGACAAGGATGAAGCTGAAGCGGCCTTTGGAAAAATCGGGAAGGAAGCTGTTGTTTCACTGGTTGAAACCGGGTCAAAGAAGGACCAGCCTCCAACTCCATTTAATACAACTGAATTTATCAGGGCAGCGAACTCCATAGGCTTTTCACCTGCAAATGCCATGAGAGTCGCTGAATCACTCTACACTAACGGTTTTATTTCATACCCTAGGACTGACAATACCGTATACCCGAAATCAATTGATCTCAGGGCACAAATCGAGATGTTCAGCAAAGGGGCTTTCAGTAGATATGCTACGAAGTTACTTGCTAAAAAGGAGCTCACACCCACAAGGGGCAAAAAAGAGACCACTGACCACCCTCCAATCTTCCCGGCCTCTGTTGCCAGCAAATCCAAGCTCAAAGAAGATGAATGGAAGGTTTACGAGCTGGTTGTAAGAAGGTTCTTTGCTACTTTTGCCGAACCTGCCGTCTGGGAAACAATCAAAGCTCGCTTTGATGTCAACGGCGAGGAATTCAGGGCAAACGGCGCACGTCTTATCGAAGAAGGATGGCGCTGGTACTACCATTACAATGCACCTGAAGACAGGTTGCTTCCAAAACTTGCCGAGGGTGAAACACTTCCGATTTCAGGAAAGGAAATGCTGGACAAGGAAACAATGCCCCCGGGAAGATACGGACAGGGTCGTCTCATTAAGATAATGGAAGATCTCGGACTCGGAACAAAGGCAACACGCCACGAAATCATCAGCAAGTTGTATTCACGTTCCTACGTGCATGGAAATCCGCTTCAGCCAACACAAACCGCTTATGCTGTCGTTGAAGCCCTTGAAAAATATGCTCCAACAATCACTAAGCATGACATGACGAGCAAACTTGAAGAAGACATGGATCGCATTGCGGAAGGCAATGTCAGTGAAGACGAAGTCCTTCTGGAATCAAGAACCATGCTTAATTCTGTTTTTGATGAGCTGAAAGAAAATCAGGAAAACATCTCCGAAGCATTAAGGGAGGGACTGCGCAAAGATAAGATCATAGGCGAATGTCCTGAATGCGGTTCTGAATTAATGGTGAGGAGATCTAAGAGAGGTTCAAGGTTTATCGGCTGCAACGGGTATCCTGATTGCACATTCTCGCTGCCTCTCCCTAAGAGCGGCAATATTCTCGTAACTGACAAGCAGTGCGAAGAACATGGCCTGTACCACATTAAAATTAATACCGGGAAGCGCAGGGCCTGGGATCTGGGATGCGTTTATTGCAATTATATTGAATGGAAAGCTTCCTCTAAAGAAGAGAAAAAGGCAGAAGATAAACCTAAAACTATCAATGATATCCCCGGAGTCGGGAAGGTTACTGCTGAAAAATTAAACTCTGCCGGAATCAACACCGTTGAAGAACTTATCAAAGAGGATCCAAGGGAACTTGCAAAAAATACCAACTTACCTATTGGCAAAATTATAAAATGGCAAGAGATCATAACTTAA
- a CDS encoding ferredoxin domain-containing protein, whose protein sequence is MILNHEKNEMETVAALILAAARTAPKAKGIDDIVTAFAEAEDREKLAAKMEELADLKGEKFAFLKRDAGNVRQADALLVIGVKSSGIEGLNCGACGYAECSELAAQDKLTYDYNGPICAFKHIDLGIALGAAAAKAKDLCIDNRLMYTVGIAAKQAGLIDADVAIGMPLSISGKNPFFDRK, encoded by the coding sequence ATGATACTGAACCACGAGAAAAACGAAATGGAAACAGTGGCAGCACTTATCCTCGCAGCCGCCCGCACCGCACCCAAAGCAAAAGGTATCGATGACATCGTTACGGCTTTTGCAGAAGCCGAAGATCGGGAGAAATTAGCAGCCAAAATGGAAGAGCTTGCAGACCTGAAGGGAGAGAAGTTTGCTTTCCTCAAAAGGGATGCAGGAAATGTCAGGCAGGCAGATGCCCTGCTTGTAATCGGTGTCAAGAGCTCGGGCATCGAAGGCTTAAACTGCGGAGCCTGTGGATATGCCGAGTGCAGCGAGCTGGCAGCACAGGATAAACTCACCTACGATTACAACGGACCCATCTGTGCATTCAAGCATATCGATCTCGGAATTGCCCTGGGAGCTGCCGCAGCAAAAGCCAAGGATCTCTGCATCGATAACCGCCTGATGTACACGGTCGGGATAGCTGCAAAACAGGCAGGTCTGATTGATGCTGATGTTGCAATAGGAATGCCGTTGAGTATCAGCGGGAAGAATCCGTTTTTTGATCGGAAGTAA
- a CDS encoding molybdenum cofactor guanylyltransferase, translating to MQLTSLILAGGKAERLENREKALLLLDETPLLTVITDSLKAVSSEIIFSLRDEDQRALLSPLLQDSKVVFDSFKGKGPLAGILEGFKASSNDYVFVTACDMPFVNLDVVEHLFKAAQGHDAALIRKSDGRFQSIYAVYRARSMIPEIEKCLAEGKNFILAPVFKLDDVVAVDISEISKIDPDLRFLVNINTSQDLKKEGISIVD from the coding sequence ATGCAATTAACATCCCTCATCCTTGCAGGTGGAAAAGCGGAGAGGCTGGAGAATCGGGAGAAGGCTCTCCTGCTTCTGGATGAAACTCCGCTGTTGACAGTCATCACGGATTCCCTGAAAGCGGTCAGTTCCGAGATAATATTTTCACTGCGGGATGAGGATCAGAGGGCTTTGCTCTCTCCATTGCTTCAGGACTCGAAGGTTGTATTTGACAGTTTCAAGGGCAAGGGGCCACTCGCCGGAATTCTTGAAGGTTTTAAGGCAAGCAGCAATGACTATGTTTTTGTCACAGCCTGCGACATGCCCTTTGTCAATCTGGACGTAGTTGAACATCTTTTCAAGGCTGCACAGGGACATGACGCTGCCCTTATTCGCAAATCCGACGGACGCTTCCAGTCAATCTATGCTGTTTATCGTGCAAGATCCATGATCCCGGAAATTGAAAAATGTCTTGCTGAAGGAAAAAACTTCATCCTTGCGCCGGTTTTCAAGCTTGATGACGTTGTTGCCGTGGACATATCTGAAATCAGTAAAATAGATCCGGATCTCAGATTCCTTGTAAACATCAATACAAGTCAGGATCTTAAAAAAGAGGGAATAAGCATCGTGGATTAA
- a CDS encoding DUF367 family protein has protein sequence MQRSNYRLHVYHANQCNPKKCTGKRLKKFELARIHEKVNSIPKYSILLDPFAEKAISKEDMDTRDIVVLDCSWETVEEVFPMLLKRNFKHRALPYLVAANPVNFGRPFKLNSAEAFAAALYIMDAREQAEEILSKFKWGPTFLELNHEPLEDYASAKNSHEVVEMQKSYM, from the coding sequence ATGCAGCGTAGTAACTACAGGCTTCACGTTTATCATGCAAACCAGTGCAATCCGAAAAAGTGCACCGGAAAACGTCTGAAAAAGTTTGAACTGGCACGTATTCATGAGAAAGTGAATTCCATTCCAAAATATTCCATATTACTGGATCCTTTTGCCGAGAAAGCCATCTCAAAGGAAGATATGGATACCAGGGACATTGTAGTGCTGGATTGCTCGTGGGAAACAGTCGAAGAAGTCTTCCCGATGTTGCTTAAAAGAAACTTTAAGCATCGTGCACTTCCCTATCTTGTTGCTGCAAATCCCGTAAATTTTGGAAGACCGTTCAAGCTGAATTCAGCGGAAGCTTTTGCCGCTGCCCTCTACATCATGGATGCCCGGGAGCAGGCAGAAGAAATTCTTTCCAAATTCAAATGGGGACCTACTTTCCTGGAACTAAACCACGAACCCCTTGAGGATTATGCTTCTGCAAAAAACAGCCATGAGGTTGTAGAAATGCAGAAGAGCTATATGTAA
- a CDS encoding GNAT family N-acetyltransferase — MIEIKETFEMSKESIISLYQANQWSSAQKPEQLYRALMNSHSLVSAWDGEKLVGLANAISDGHLVVYYPHLLVLPEYQRSGIGKQLMDVMSKKYSGFHQQMLTSDVNSVDFYKACGFERAGKTVPMWIYDGDEH; from the coding sequence ATGATTGAAATAAAAGAAACGTTTGAAATGTCGAAAGAAAGCATTATTTCACTTTATCAAGCCAACCAGTGGTCTTCCGCCCAAAAACCCGAGCAACTCTACAGAGCATTAATGAATTCACACTCCCTGGTATCTGCATGGGATGGAGAGAAATTAGTAGGATTGGCCAACGCGATTTCAGATGGCCATTTAGTGGTATACTATCCACATCTTTTGGTTTTACCTGAATATCAAAGAAGTGGGATTGGAAAACAATTGATGGATGTAATGTCGAAAAAGTACAGTGGTTTCCATCAACAAATGCTAACATCCGATGTTAATTCTGTGGATTTTTATAAGGCCTGTGGTTTTGAGAGAGCCGGAAAAACCGTCCCCATGTGGATTTACGACGGTGATGAACACTAA
- a CDS encoding TIGR00725 family protein, whose protein sequence is MKPHIGVIGAGKCSEEISILAEEVGREIARSGGILLCGGLGGVMEAASRGCNKEGGTVVGILPTDKPTDANDYVEVVITTSMGHGRNAIIAQSADVLIAVAGEYGTLSEIALSLAMGKKVVCLKSQWNIEGTYPVDTPEKAVEKAFSFI, encoded by the coding sequence ATGAAACCTCATATAGGAGTTATCGGAGCGGGAAAATGCAGTGAGGAGATCTCAATTCTTGCAGAGGAAGTCGGCAGGGAAATTGCAAGAAGTGGAGGAATCTTGCTTTGTGGTGGCCTCGGAGGAGTTATGGAAGCTGCATCAAGGGGATGCAATAAAGAAGGTGGGACTGTAGTCGGAATACTTCCGACGGACAAACCAACGGACGCAAACGATTACGTTGAGGTTGTAATAACCACTTCAATGGGACACGGAAGAAATGCAATAATTGCGCAGTCTGCTGATGTGCTTATTGCAGTTGCAGGGGAATATGGTACATTGTCGGAAATTGCACTTTCACTTGCAATGGGAAAGAAAGTTGTCTGCCTGAAATCACAATGGAATATTGAGGGAACTTATCCAGTGGACACTCCTGAAAAGGCTGTTGAAAAAGCTTTTTCATTCATATGA
- a CDS encoding NYN domain-containing protein, with translation MLTTSRGSQPTPSYRRMMVFVDGENLVFNYQSSLKNGRRPTPSVQHEQDVFVWNINSVINPQLHEIIRANYYTYFTGSDETYEVIVDKIKNLAYMKPDKSRLPNNLYPVVFKKPKKSAQSKGVDIQMTVDILSQVYNNNIDTVYLFAGDGDYLPIIKEAIRMGKQVYLAAFSHGLNKKLVNKVDQFHLLDNIYFEPIPQDE, from the coding sequence ATGCTAACTACGTCAAGAGGATCACAGCCAACTCCTTCTTACAGAAGAATGATGGTATTTGTCGATGGAGAAAATCTTGTCTTTAATTACCAGAGTTCACTAAAAAATGGAAGGAGACCTACTCCATCTGTTCAACATGAACAAGACGTCTTTGTTTGGAATATTAATTCAGTGATCAATCCACAGCTCCATGAAATTATCAGAGCGAACTATTATACTTATTTTACAGGGTCTGATGAGACCTACGAAGTGATAGTAGACAAAATCAAGAATTTGGCATATATGAAACCCGATAAGTCTCGCCTCCCAAACAACCTTTACCCAGTGGTTTTTAAAAAGCCAAAGAAATCAGCGCAAAGTAAAGGCGTAGACATCCAAATGACTGTAGATATCTTGTCTCAAGTATACAATAACAACATTGATACTGTTTATTTATTTGCAGGTGATGGAGATTATTTACCAATAATCAAAGAAGCAATTCGGATGGGAAAACAAGTATATCTGGCAGCTTTTTCACATGGGTTGAACAAAAAGTTGGTCAACAAAGTAGATCAATTCCATTTACTAGATAACATATACTTTGAACCGATTCCCCAAGATGAGTGA
- a CDS encoding DUF1801 domain-containing protein, which yields MAELKTRKNDASVEDFLNGVENEKKRNDSLEIVKMMQEVTGEEPVMWGDSIVGFGSYTYKYASGRTGDWMMVGFSPRKQNLTLYIMPGFDQYDELLGKLGKYTTGKSCLYIKKLEDVDQDVLRELVKQSVEYMRETSL from the coding sequence ATGGCAGAACTGAAAACCAGAAAGAATGATGCGAGTGTCGAGGATTTTCTCAACGGCGTGGAGAATGAGAAGAAGCGCAATGATTCCCTTGAAATCGTGAAAATGATGCAGGAAGTGACAGGTGAGGAACCTGTCATGTGGGGAGACAGCATCGTTGGTTTTGGCAGTTATACGTACAAGTACGCCAGCGGACGCACGGGAGACTGGATGATGGTCGGCTTCTCCCCGCGCAAGCAAAACCTGACGCTCTACATCATGCCCGGTTTCGACCAGTATGATGAGCTTCTGGGCAAGCTCGGCAAATATACTACCGGCAAGTCCTGTCTGTATATCAAAAAGCTGGAAGATGTGGATCAGGATGTGCTACGGGAGCTTGTGAAGCAGTCTGTGGAGTATATGCGAGAGACGAGTTTGTGA